The Vulpes lagopus strain Blue_001 chromosome 24, ASM1834538v1, whole genome shotgun sequence genome has a window encoding:
- the LOC121482030 gene encoding LOW QUALITY PROTEIN: 5-hydroxytryptamine receptor 5B-like (The sequence of the model RefSeq protein was modified relative to this genomic sequence to represent the inferred CDS: inserted 2 bases in 2 codons; deleted 2 bases in 1 codon), translating into MEAANVSVAAAGVALAPGPEACSSGRAGPGPGPGPGPGPGGVALPGREPPLSVLAVLVVTLLVLLIAATLLWDLRVLLTILRVRAFHRVPHTSVASTAVSDALVAAPVMPRSLVSELSAGRRWRLGRSLCRAWTPCDVLCCTASIWXLAATAPDRYWTGTRHLRYTPRARRRASALLIALTWALSALIALAPLLLGGGEAYDARRQRCQVSQEPSHAVFSTCGAFYLPLGVVLFVYWKIYKAAKFRFGRRRRAVLPLPAAVQVRGGRPEAEAVFRARGPGAAFQVSGASXEQEEQRALIVGLLVGVLALCWVPCFLAALISPLCACSLPPVGKSIFLWLGYSNSFFNPLIYTAFNKNYDDAFRSLFSKQR; encoded by the exons ATGGAAGCCGCTAACGTCTCGGTGGCCGCCGCCGGCGTCGCGCTCGCCCCGGGACCCGAGGCCTGCAGCAGCGgccgagcc ggccccggccccggccccggccccggccccggccccggcggggTCGCCCTGCCGGGCCGCGAGCCGCCTTTGTCCGTGCTCGCGGTGCTGGTGGTGacgctgctggtgctgctgatcgCGGCCACCCTCCTGTGGGACCTGCGGGTTCTGCTCACCATCCTGCGCGTCCGCGCCTTCCACCGCGTGCCGCATACCTCGGTGGCCTCGACGGCCGTGTCGGACGCGCTCGTGGCGGCGCCGGTGATGCCGCGGAGCCTGGTGAGCGAGCTGTCGGCCGGGCGGCGCTGGCGGCTGGGCCGGAGCCTGTGCCGGGCGTGGACCCCCTGCGACGTGCTGTGCTGCACCGCCAGCATCT AGCTGGCGGCCACCGCCCCGGACCGCTACTGGACCGGCACGCGCCACCTGCGGTACACgccgcgcgcccgccgccgcgccTCGGCGCTCCTGATCGCGCTCACCTGGGCGCTCTCGGCGCTCATCGCCCTGGCGCCGCTGCTCCTCGGCGGGGGCGAGGCGTACGACGCGCGGCGCCAGCGCTGCCAGGTGAGCCAGGAGCCCTCCCACGCCGTCTTCTCCACCTGCGGCGCCTTCTACCTGCCGCTCGGCGTGGTGCTCTTCGTCTACTGGAAGATCTACAAGGCGGCCAAGTTCCGCTTCGGCCGCCGCCGCAGGGCCGTGCTGCCGCTGCCCGCCGCCGTGCAGGTGAGGGGCGG GCGGCCCGAGGCCGAGGCGGTGTTCAGGGCGCGTGGCCCGGGGGCGGCCTTTCAGGTGAGCGGGgcga aggagcaggaggagcagcgcGCGCTGATCGTGGGGCTCCTGGTCGGCGTGTTGGCGCTGTGCTGGGTCCCCTGCTTCCTGGCCGCGCTCATCAGCCCGCTCTGCGCCTGCAGCCTGCCCCCCGTCGGGAAAAGCATATTCCTGTGGCTCGGCTACTCCAACTCCTTCTTCAACCCCCTGATTTACACGGCGTTTAACAAGAACTACGACGACGCCTTCAGGAGCCTCTTCAGCAAGCAGAGGTAG